The following proteins are co-located in the Pseudomonas sp. ATCC 13867 genome:
- a CDS encoding AraC family transcriptional regulator → MRKKDIPVEAELDHGDERAASPVAAVALDFPDGHQVPAHSHRRAQLLYAVRGVLVVGSASGQWVVPDNRGLWIPAGVEHWTRMVGDVQVRTLYVEPDSAPHLPRNCCVLAVSPLLRELILAALTISGEVTPNSRDGRVLGLLLDELREEPVLPLHLPLPAHPRLRTLCQAIQHQPGEHAGLADWARQANVDSKTVQRWFLRETGLTFGQWRQQARLLAALERLALGDSVLSVALEVGYSTPSAFSAMFSRQFGRPPSDFLRPRPLIRS, encoded by the coding sequence ATGCGTAAAAAGGACATCCCTGTCGAGGCCGAGCTGGATCACGGCGACGAGCGCGCGGCCAGCCCGGTCGCTGCCGTCGCCCTGGACTTCCCCGACGGCCACCAAGTGCCGGCCCACAGCCATCGCCGCGCGCAGCTGCTGTACGCCGTGCGCGGCGTGCTGGTGGTGGGTAGCGCCAGCGGCCAGTGGGTGGTGCCGGACAACCGTGGCCTGTGGATACCCGCCGGCGTCGAGCACTGGACGCGCATGGTCGGCGACGTGCAGGTGCGCACCCTCTACGTGGAACCGGACAGCGCCCCGCACCTGCCGCGGAATTGCTGCGTGCTGGCAGTCTCGCCGCTGTTGCGCGAACTGATCCTCGCGGCGCTGACGATCAGCGGTGAGGTAACGCCGAACTCCCGAGACGGCCGCGTCCTCGGCCTGCTGCTCGATGAATTGCGCGAAGAACCCGTGCTTCCGCTGCACCTGCCCCTGCCGGCACACCCACGCCTGCGCACGCTGTGCCAGGCTATCCAGCACCAGCCCGGTGAACATGCCGGCCTCGCCGACTGGGCGCGCCAGGCGAACGTCGACAGCAAGACGGTGCAACGCTGGTTCCTCCGCGAAACCGGGCTGACGTTCGGCCAATGGCGCCAGCAGGCGCGGCTGCTGGCGGCGCTGGAGCGCCTGGCCCTGGGCGACAGCGTGCTGAGCGTGGCGCTGGAAGTGGGCTACAGCACGCCCAGCGCCTTCAGCGCCATGTTCAGCCGCCAGTTCGGCCGGCCACCCAGCGATTTCCTGCGGCCACGGCCGCTAATACGTTCGTAA
- a CDS encoding ATP-binding protein — protein MNDMSIIAEQLARIARLLEQSLPPRPELVLEEGAIAHLWEYRQGQPRLVPVREPALIAFGDLRNVDRQKGLIEQNTRQFVAGRPANNVLLTGARGTGKSSLVKACLHAFQAEGLRLIEVDKEHLADLPQIIDLLRHRPERFILFCDDLSFEDGETGYKGLKTVLDGSVAGQSGNVLIYATSNRRHLLAERAEDNLAFQRSESGELHPGEAVEEKVSLSERFGLWISFYAFSQEQYLETVARWLEYHGLGGVRQDGWEQAAIRWATHRGSRSGRIAAQFARDYAGRRP, from the coding sequence ATGAACGACATGTCCATTATCGCCGAACAACTGGCTCGTATCGCCCGGTTGCTCGAACAATCCCTGCCACCGCGCCCCGAACTGGTGCTGGAGGAGGGCGCCATCGCCCATCTGTGGGAATACCGCCAGGGCCAGCCGCGCCTGGTGCCGGTGCGCGAGCCGGCGCTGATCGCCTTTGGCGACCTGCGCAACGTCGACCGGCAGAAAGGGCTGATCGAACAGAACACCCGCCAGTTCGTCGCCGGCCGTCCGGCCAACAACGTGCTGCTGACCGGCGCGCGCGGAACCGGCAAGAGTTCGCTGGTGAAAGCCTGCCTGCATGCTTTCCAGGCCGAAGGGCTGCGCCTGATCGAGGTGGACAAGGAGCACCTGGCCGACCTACCGCAGATCATCGACCTGCTGCGTCATCGCCCGGAGCGCTTCATCCTGTTCTGCGACGACCTCTCCTTCGAGGACGGCGAGACCGGCTACAAGGGCCTGAAGACGGTACTCGACGGCTCGGTGGCCGGGCAGTCCGGCAACGTGCTGATCTACGCCACCTCTAACCGCCGCCACCTGCTGGCCGAGCGCGCCGAGGACAATCTGGCCTTCCAGCGTAGCGAGAGCGGCGAGCTGCATCCCGGCGAGGCGGTGGAGGAGAAGGTCTCGCTCTCCGAGCGTTTCGGCCTGTGGATATCTTTCTATGCCTTCAGCCAGGAGCAGTACCTGGAAACGGTCGCCCGCTGGCTGGAGTACCACGGCCTGGGCGGCGTGCGGCAGGACGGCTGGGAACAGGCGGCGATCCGCTGGGCGACCCATCGCGGGTCGCGGTCCGGGCGGATCGCCGCGCAGTTCGCCCGGGA